The Pseudanabaena sp. ABRG5-3 genome includes the window GAGACCTTTTGGTGGACATACCTATAGTCGCGCTTGCTATGCGGCGGACAAGACTGGTCACGCGATTCTCCATGAATTGGTGATGAACTTGCGGCGATTGGGTGGCACGATTTACCAAGAATGGTATGTAATGGAGTTGATCTATGAAGATGGCGACAATGGAAGAGAAGTAAAGGGAGTTGTTGCCTATAGTTTGGAAACCTCGGAAGTAGCCGTCTTTCGCGCAAAGGCAGTCTTAATGGCTACAGGTGGCTATGGGCGCGTTTTTAATACTACTTCTAATGATCTTGCTTCAACGGGGGATGGGCTCTGTTTGACGGCAAAGATTGGCTTACCCCTGCAAGATATGGAATTTGTACAGTTCCATCCAACGGGCTTATATCCCGTTGGGGTGCTGATTTCAGAGGCAGTGCGGGGCGAGGGAGCTTACTTAATTAATGATTTAGGCGATCGCTTTATGGCGAATTATCCGATCAGCAAAAATCGCATGGAGCTTTCTCCCCGTGATATCACCTCGCGCAATATTGCCTGTGAAATCATGGAAGGGCGGGGCATCAATGGGGGCAATTATGTGTATTTAGATGTGCGGCATTTGGGAAGAGAAAAAATCCTCAGTCGGATTCCCTTTGCGCGCGAGGAAGGTTTGCGGTTAGCGGGAGTGGACTGTATCGATCATCCTCTACCTGTGCGACCTACCGCCCATTATTCGATGGGGGGCATTCCTACGAATATTGATTGTCAAGTAATTGGTGTTGATAGTCAGCCGATCGCAGGATTTTTTGCCGCAGGTGAAACCGCCTGTGTATCTGTGCATGGCGCAAATCGTCTGGGGGCAAATTCGCTGTTGGAATGTGTAGTTTTTGGTAAACGTGCGGGTGAGAAATTGGGAGCCTATGTCAGCGATCGCCCCATGCCCAAACTAGTGTCGCGCCCCTATCTGATCGATGCTAACGCCAAGATCAAACAGATGTTAACGAAACAAGGTAAATCGCGCATTGCTGATATTCGCCAACAATTGCAAGACACGATGACCGAGCATTGTGGCATTTTTCGCGATGATCAGCGTTTAAAGGATGGCTTACAGAAATTACAAACTATTCGCGATCGCTACGAAAATGATTTGCTCGTTGATGATCACAGCTCGGTTTTTAATGTGGAACTGATGCAGGCGATCGAATTAAAGAGTTTACTTACCGTCGGCGAAATTATTATGTCGAGCGCGTTATCTCGCCAAGAAAGTCGTGGCGCACATTCTCGCGAAGACTATCCCCAACGCGATGATGTCAATTACCTCAAACATACCCTTGGTTATTTAGAAGATGGTAAGGTAAAAACCAGCGATCGCCCCGTTGATATGAGCTTACAAACCCTTGATCGTGATCGCTTTACCCCCCAAGAACGTAAGTATTAACCTAACCCAAAAGATTGATAGCGGCGCGAAGCACCACTATCAATCCTCACTCAAGCATTGCTCCAGCCAAATTGCCAAAAAAAGAGTTAGCTAGCACAAACCAAAACCCCAGAAGATGAGTTGCGGTGCTTTGCGACGCAACTCATCTTCTGGTTTTATGTCCTGAGCAAAACTTACTTCGCTATAAAACCTAAATAGGCTGTATTAATGGGCGATGTAAAAATCATAGGAAAATATAAATATAGAATAGATTTTGTGATTTGCGAGTTGTTGCCGATAACTTGAAAATTACAATCAGCGCTATGCTTTATATAGACTAGAGTTTACTAAATTTCTTTGCGAGTAAAGATTAACTGTGGCGATCGACGAATTTGTAAAACTGCTGGATCAGGGCGTAACTAGTTGGAACAGGTGGCGGGAATCCCATCCTGATATTCGTGGTGTTGATCTTAGCGAAATTCAGTTGGAAGGCATTGACCTATCTGGTATTGATCTCAGTATGGCGAACCTGCGTGGAGCAAAACTACGGGAGGTGAATTTGTCCTCAGCTAATCTACGGGGAGCCGACTTGAGTATGGCAAATCTTAGAGGTATAGATTTGAGTAACTCAAATCTTAGCTCATCACATCTCAGTATGATTTGCCTAAGTGAAGCTAATCTCAGTAACGCAAACTTGAGTGGTGCAGATCTGCGTGGCTCAAACCTGCGTCTGGCTAAGCTCGATCGCGCCGATCTATCAACTGCTAAGCTCAATATGTCGAGCTTAAATGGGGTGAGTATGATTGGGGCAACTCTGATTGGGGCAAATTTAAGTCGTGCAGAGTTACGTGAAGCAAATTTAGCGGGAACTGATTTTAGTAGGGCAAACTTGAGCGAGGCGGATCTGTCCCATAGTAATCTCAATGTTGCTGCTCTAGTTGGTACGGATTTAATCGGTGCAACCTTAGTAGATATTGATCTCAGTGAGTCAAATCTTTGTCGGGCGAATTTGATTGGGGCGAATCTCTATCGGGCAAATCTCTGTGGATGCGATCTCATGGGTGCAGATCTGCGTGGCACAAATTGTAGTGAAGCTTATTTTATTGGTGCAGATTTAAGTCGGGCTGATCTCAATCGTGCTGAGTTTACTAGCTCTAATCTCAGCAAAACTAATTTTACTGGCGCAAATACTGAAACCACTGATTTTCAGGATGCGATTTTACCCGACGTTTGGTAAGTGCATGAATATAGTTGTGGCGCTTTGCGCCACAACTATATTTTAGTTTTTGATTAGCAAAACAGTAATTCTTCAGAATGATCATAGTTGCTGGGTGCGATCGCGCCGCCATAGGCACTCTGAATATTTTCTGGAGTTAAGACCTGTCGAGGTGTGCCACTGGCGACTAAATGACGATTGAGTAATAGCAACTGATCGTAGCGATCGAGGGTATTGCCCCATTCATGGCAGCTAATCAATAAGGTTTTGCCCTCTTGTCTTAACTCATTGTAGATTTGCCACATTAACGCCTCGGTCTTTTTATCAACGGCTGTCAAAGGCTCATCCAATAACAAAATATCAGCCTGTTGCGCCAAGGCTCGCGCTAAAAATACCCGTTGCTGCTGCCCCCCTGAAAGATTTTTAATCGGGCGATCGCGTAAATCATCAAGCTCAACTCGCTCTAAGGCGGCTTTGACAATTTCCTGAGATTGGCGACTTGTCCGACCAAACCAACCACTGTGCATCGTCCGTGACATCATCACCACATTCCATACGGTCACAGGATAGTCCCAATCAATTTGCGATCTCTGTGGCAGATAGGCGACTTTGTGACGTTGCTGCTTCAGAGGTCGTTCGTGATAAAAAATCTGACCGCTTTGAGCAGGAATCAATTCCAGCATTGCTTTAAGTAAAGTGCTTTTACCTGCGCCATTAGCCCCAATCAACCCCACTAATGACCCAGAATTAAGGCTAAAGGAAATATTCGATAGTGCGGTCACTTCGCGATATTTCACAGACAGGTTTTGCACTTCAAGCATAAATTGCTCAAAAAATGATAATCGTTTTCAAAATTATACCAATAAAAAACCCACAAAAAAAGAGGCGCGTTGCGCCTCTTTTTTTGTGGGTTTTATGAATTTCTAGTCGCTTTGACTGTGTAGTAGCCAAGCAATGTGGCGATGGTGAAACCAGTAAAGAATAGGGCAAACAAAACGCTGATGCCGCCTGTGATGCCGACTTGAGCGAGAATACCTTTGCCTGTAATCACCTCATTCGCAAAACCAGCGACTAAGCCGATCATTGCCATGCGTCCGTTCCAAGTTTCGGCAAAGTTACTGAAACCAAATACGCCTGCCCCTGTAGGATTTACATTAAGACCGACTGGGGTAACTGCTTCGGAAGTATCGTTATCGCTGATTGGGGTCTTGGTTGGTGTAGATACCATGATGAATTGCTTTCCTACAGAAGTTGAGTGAGTGCTAACTTTATATTAATTAACTAAACTTTACATTTTATGTAAACAAATGTAAATCTACCATCGGAAATATGCCCTACTGCCTCAACCCTAGCTGTCAGAAGCCAAACAATCCTGAAGGATGCAGATTTTGCATGAATTGCGGTAAAAATTTGCAACTTAAGGGTTTATATGAGGCGATCGCTTTAATTGGGCAGGGCGGAATGGGGCGGACTTTTCGAGCAGTCGATCGCGGACGGTTAGGGCAACCCTGCGCGATCAAGCAATTTTTGCCGCAATTTCGAGAAGCGCAGTTAATGGAAAAAGCGATCGCCCTTTTTGAAAGCGAAGCTGCCCAACTCAAAGCCCTTGGCTCGCATCCCCAGATCCCTGAACTAATCGCCTATTTTGAAGAAGAGGGATGTCTTTATTTAGTGCAAGAACTGATCGAAGGCGAGAATCTCTATAACGAGTTACAAAGTCAAGGCATCTTTAGCGAAGCCAAGATCTATCAACTCCTAGAAGAGATTCTCCCTGTCCTCCAATTCATCCACGATCGCCAAGTCATCCATCGCGATATCAAGCCAGACAATATTGTTAGGAAAAAGGAAAAAGGAAAAAGGAAAAGAACTAAGTCCCAATCCCAAATCCCAAATTCTCCACAAAACAATCTAGTATTAGTCGATTTCGGTGCGGCTAAAGCCTTTACGACAGATACCGCAGGTCGCACAGGGACTTTAATCGGGAGTGCGGAATATGTAGCTCCTGAACAAGCAAGAGGTAAGGCTGTTCCTCAAAGTGATCTTTATAGTTTGGGAGTGACTTGTATTCATTTATTAACGGGGATTTCGCCTTTTGATCTGTATGACGATGTTAGCGATCGCTGGATTTGGCGAGAAAAGTTGCAAGCTCCGATTTCTAGTCATTTGGCAAATATTCTCGATCGCCTCTTAGCTAGAGCAATTGCCAATCGTTATCGTTCCGCTAATGAGGTCTTGCAAGATTTAAGCTCTTTAGTCAATTTATCTTCAGCTATTGCCCCTCGCTCTAGTGACTATCCGCAACACTATACACAGACCTATGTCCAAATTCGCCAACTTCAAGAATTACTCAGTTTAGGACAATGGCAAGAAAGCGATCGCCTTACAAATAAAATCATTTTGGAACTTGCGGATAAACCTAAAATCGCCGAAATCACTGCCGATGATATCGATAATATTGCCTGTGATGTTTGGATGGCGATCGATCAAGCATGGATGGAATTTAGTAATAATCACTTCGGTTGGAGTACTCAAAAACAAATCTGGCAGAGCATTGGGGGGAAATTAATCTATAACGAAGATACCTATTGGGAATTTGCAAATATCTATGAGAAGTTTAGCGATCGCATCGGATGGCGCAGACCAAGATGGCTGAATCTCGGCTTGTCTCCAAAAGTCTGGCGCAAATATGAAAATCTGATCTTTGCGATTGCGTCTCCACGCGGGCATTTGCCGAGCCTATTTTTTTGGGAAGGCTTTAATTTAGTGGATATAGTGCTGTATCGCCTAGAAATATGCCGTCAAAGTAGAGAAAAATTGTGAATTTTTAGATTGTTATACTGTCCGCGTAGCGAACGGCATAACAATCTAGGTTAGGTTTATAACTATGCTGAGATACTGATTAACAATATTTAGTGAAACCTATGGCTCAAAAATTATCTGAAGTGGAAATTTCTTCAGCGATCGCCCAATTAGCTGGCTGGACAGTCGTCGATCAAAAACTTCAAAAAAACTTTAAATTTAGCAATTTTGTGGAAGCCTTTGGCTTTATTAGCAAGGTCGCGATCGTTGCTGAAAAGATGGGGCATCATCCTGAGCTTTTCAATGTTTATAACAAAGTCCGCATCGATCTCACGACCCACGATGCGGGTGGTATTAGCGCCCTTGATTTTGAACTAGCCCAAAAAATTGACAAGCTCTTATAACAAAGGCTCGCGCAAAGCGCGAGCCTTTGTTATGAATGGCGGTTTTGATGCCATTGCCATGCGTGTTGCAAAATCAAATTAATATCAGCATATTTTGGCTGCCAATTCAAAATTGTTCGTGCTTTCTCACTACTACCCACTAAAGCGGGTGGATCTCCCGCTCGGCGATCGCCAAACACGACATTAATCGGCTTGCCAGTAATTTGTTTTGCCGCATCGATTACTTCTTGAACTGAGAAGCCATTACCATTACCAAGATTAAAAATTTCGCTCTGGTTACCCTTGAGTAAATATTGCAAACCCAACACATGGGCTTCGGCGAGGTCATTGACATGGATATAGTCACGAATACAGGTTCCATCGGGGGTGGGATAGTCAATACCATAGACTGTAATTGCCTCACGCTTACCCAGAGCCGTTTGCAAAACTAAGGGAATCAAATGGGTCTCAGGATTGTGATCTTCACCGATTGATCCTTCAGGATCGGCTCCTGCGGCATTGAAATATCGAAAAATTACCGACTTTAAGCCATAGGCAACATCAAAGTCTTGCAAGATCCGTTCAACCATCAACTTCGTTGCCCCATAGGGGTTGATCGGTGATTGGGGATGGTCTTCGGTGATAGGGGTTTGCTGTGGTACACCATAGGTCGCGCAGGTGGAAGAAAACACAAAACTTTTAATGTTGGCAGCAACCATCGCTTCCAACAAAGACAAAGTGCCAACCACATTGTTGCGATAGTACTTGTCGGGTTGCGTCACCGATTCACCCACATAGGCATAGGCAGCAAAGTGCATGACAGCGCTAATCTGGCGATCGCAAAATAATTTGTCTAACAAAAGGCGATCATTGGTATCGCCAACAATTAATTCTGCTCCTAAGGTTTCAGCAATATCTTTGTGACCATATACCAAATTATCTAAAATTAAAACCTCGTAACCCACCTGTTGCAGAGTCTTGACAGCATGGGAGCCGATATAGCCTGCACCACCTGTGACTAGAATTGTTGGCTTGCTCATAACTTTGCTGTTGATTTCGTGATTATTTTAGAGAAAAAGGGGCTTAGCTCCCTTGTTCTGGCTCTCGTGCATTTTACTTATTTTTTAGTCACTACAGCGCTTTGCGCTTTCTCGAAACCCAGATAAATTTTGAAAAAGCTTGCTTCGCAAGCTTTTTCAAAATTTATCTGGATTACACAAACCCTAAATAAGCTGTAAGTAGCTAGGTACGATTAAATATAAAACCCCAAAACCTGCGGCGCACGCTGCGCGTGCGCCACAGGTTTTGGTTCTGTTTTTTAATTACGCCTAGTTCCTTATAGCCGCGCTTTGAGGATATCAAAAATCTCAGGTGGAATATGGGTACGGAGCGATCGCCCTAAGCGATTTTTCTTTTGAGCTATTTGCAAACAATCGAGGTTTTTGCACAAATAAGCTGATCGTCCTATCCCATCATCAAGTTGGATTTGAAATTGCTTAGAATCGCGATCGCCCAGAATTTGATGATCCTGAGCGATCGGTACACGTACTATGCGCCAAAAACTATCTCGCAGTGCGACAGATTGGCAACTAACACAACGGCGGTGCAGCTTCAGAGCCAAGCGAATTTACTCCTTTTATTCTGGATCGTCTGCATAGTCATTCTCATCATCCTGCTCAGATTGATCATAAGGTTCGATAATCCTTGCACTACTTTCCTGAATCTTGCGATCCTCTTCTTCATAATCGTACTTTGCCAAATTTTTGATATCAATCTTCCAGCCAGTTAACCGAGCTGCCAAACGGACATTTTGACCTTCTTTCCCGATCGCTAAACTTAACTGATCCTCAGGTACTAGCACATGGGCAATTCTCTCATTAGCATTAATTAAGCGCACTTCCTGAATTCTGGCAGGACTGAGGGAGTTGGCAATATAGGTCGAAGGATCGGGAGACCATCGGATCACATCAATTTTTTCACCACGTAACTCAGCTACTACTGCCTGAATCCGCGCCCCTCTTGCACCAATGCAAGCCCCTACGGGATCAACATCGCGCTCAAGGGTATCTACCGCAATTTTGGTGCGGGGACCGACCGCAGGTGATGGGGGATTTGCTTCTCTAGCCACAGCTACGATCCGTACAATTTCTTCTTCAATTTCAGGGACTTCATTGGCAAATAGATAGACGACTAGCCCTGCATCTGCCCGTGAGACTAATAACTGGGGACCACGCCGTGAGCCTTCAAATACCTTTTTCAGATAAACCTTGAGGGTCATATTGGGGCGATAGGGTCTCTCCCCAGCAAGCTGTTCACGCTTCGGAAGTTCAGCTTCAACTTCAGGCTGTCCAAATCCGCTACTAACAGCAACGATTACAGAGGTGTTCTCGAAACGGAGTACACGACCTTGTAATACTGTACCTTCAACATCTTGGAATTCTTCTTGGATAATCTTACGTTGTTGATCCCGTAGTTTTTGCGCCAATACTTGCTTCGTTTGGATTGCTGCCATCCGCCCAAAGTCTCCCTGTTCAGGGGTGACATCGACAACGACAGTACCACCAGCTTGAGCTTCAGGAGCAACTTCACGCACTTCTGACAAGCCAATTTCATGGTCAGCATCGCTGACTTCATCGACAATCATTTTTGTCGCTAAAACGCGAAATCCTTCACCTTCGAGGTCAAGTTCCACATCAAAATTATTAAAATACTCCTCTTCAAAGGTAATTCCATCGGAACGATAGGTCTTGCGAAACCGCTCATATCCCTTGAGTAAAGCTTCACGTAAAGCATTTTGGACAGCATGTTTGGGAAGATTACGCTCTTTGCTAATCACTTCTACCATTTGTCCCAAACCAGGCAAATTCAACAATGACATAAATTTTCTCGCTTTTTATTTATTTAATTTTTATTCTGTTTTTATTCGATTTTGGATAGCTCAACGCGATCGATTAGTTCACGAGGAATCTTGACAATTCGACCTTTAAGACTGATGGCTACATGGGTCTCGTCTCGGAATACCAAATGCCCAGTCCAACTTTGTTTGCCTTCATGAGGAACTGCTGTGCTAACTGTCACCATAAAACCTTTGAAAGCAATAAACTCGCGATCTTCCTGTAACTGACGTTCTGCACCGGGGCTAGAAATTTCCAACACATAGGCATGGGGAATTATATCAATCGCATCAAGAGTTGGCTCTAGCGCACGGCTCATTCTTTCACAGTCATCTAATCCCGTATTTTGTTCGGGATTACGAATATCGACCCGCAAAACTACAGGGTTTTTATTGGTATGCAGCACGACATCAACAACCTCTAACCCAAGGGGCGAGGCAACTTCTTCAGCAATTTGAAAAATTTGCGGAATTAGAGGATGACTCATAGAATTTACAATGTGAGCGGATAACGTGGATGTTGCTTCGCGTGTATAAGGCGCGAGGTCTTGAGTCAAGCTTTTAAAAGCTAATGTTATAGACTAGATAGGGATTCAAGGTGTGATGCAGTGGCATCACATCTTGAGGAATGCTAAAAACTAGTCTAAAAACAAAAAAGTGGGACGATCGCCCACTCTTTGAGTGCTTTTATCTGTAACCGAGCAACAGTTAAAATCATCACAGTAGCGATGTCTTAGCTGTTATATACTCTAGTACCACCTGCAAAGTATGCAGCAAGTAGCAATTGAGTGTATTTCTTCGGAGCTTGTTTACTGTAGGTAAAACACTAGAAAATAAAAATATACTTAAATACAGTTTTAAATATATTTGCTTATTTTAGTGTTTATTTTTGATTGCTTGCCTACCAGTCCTGATCTTTATCCTATCACGCGCATTCCAGATCGGGAAAAAGAAACGGCATAAAATGACTTTTGAGCTAAATCACCAGTTCTGGACGCTCTTCTGGCACAATCGCTCCTTGAATGGGACATACCTCTAGACAAACGCCGCAATCAATACAAACTGTGGCATCAATTTTAAACCAAATTGTACCTTTACTATTTGCGCCAGATCCCTGCTCAATACAGGCTACAGGACAAGCAGGTACGCAATCAGCGATCCCTTCACATATATTTGATGCGATCGTATAAGCCATCGAAAAAGATTAAAGTTAGTAAAATATAACTAATGTATAACTAAATATATAACTTTTTCGTATCGAAAACACATAAGTTAGGTGTCCGACTTTATGTTTCCCATGTAATATGTACACATCGCAAATAAATCATGAATAGCTAAGTAGACTTAATAAAGTTAGGCTTTATTGACGATGATATATTCATTGTCGCTCTATAACTCAGCTTTTCTGCTTAGCAAATTTACTTGTGATACCAAAAAAATAGGCTATTTACCATAACTTGGTCTTCCAATTAGTTGTGGTGAGTTTAGCTCTAATTAACTTCTAAAGAGTTTGATTGGGGAGCCGACAGCAAAATCTCATGTTATTGCTGTAGCGTCTAATCTTCTCTGAAGTAGGCTTTTTGGGTAGTGATGTAGCTTAGAAGTGACGATTCTAGGTGGTGGTGGTATCGCTAAAGACCATACTCTCTATCTTTATAGTCATATAGCTTACCTGAACTTTTTATAGCTCATCTATATAAACTATCGAAAAAGGTTGAC containing:
- a CDS encoding succinate dehydrogenase/fumarate reductase flavoprotein subunit, giving the protein MIEHDVLIIGGGLAGSRAALSVAQNYPNLSVGLISKVHPIRSHSVAAQGGIAASLKNVDNDDWLTHAFDTIKGSDYLADQNAVQVLTQSAPEVIIDLEHLGVLFSRAEDGRIAQRPFGGHTYSRACYAADKTGHAILHELVMNLRRLGGTIYQEWYVMELIYEDGDNGREVKGVVAYSLETSEVAVFRAKAVLMATGGYGRVFNTTSNDLASTGDGLCLTAKIGLPLQDMEFVQFHPTGLYPVGVLISEAVRGEGAYLINDLGDRFMANYPISKNRMELSPRDITSRNIACEIMEGRGINGGNYVYLDVRHLGREKILSRIPFAREEGLRLAGVDCIDHPLPVRPTAHYSMGGIPTNIDCQVIGVDSQPIAGFFAAGETACVSVHGANRLGANSLLECVVFGKRAGEKLGAYVSDRPMPKLVSRPYLIDANAKIKQMLTKQGKSRIADIRQQLQDTMTEHCGIFRDDQRLKDGLQKLQTIRDRYENDLLVDDHSSVFNVELMQAIELKSLLTVGEIIMSSALSRQESRGAHSREDYPQRDDVNYLKHTLGYLEDGKVKTSDRPVDMSLQTLDRDRFTPQERKY
- a CDS encoding pentapeptide repeat-containing protein, which codes for MAIDEFVKLLDQGVTSWNRWRESHPDIRGVDLSEIQLEGIDLSGIDLSMANLRGAKLREVNLSSANLRGADLSMANLRGIDLSNSNLSSSHLSMICLSEANLSNANLSGADLRGSNLRLAKLDRADLSTAKLNMSSLNGVSMIGATLIGANLSRAELREANLAGTDFSRANLSEADLSHSNLNVAALVGTDLIGATLVDIDLSESNLCRANLIGANLYRANLCGCDLMGADLRGTNCSEAYFIGADLSRADLNRAEFTSSNLSKTNFTGANTETTDFQDAILPDVW
- a CDS encoding metal ABC transporter ATP-binding protein, which translates into the protein MLEVQNLSVKYREVTALSNISFSLNSGSLVGLIGANGAGKSTLLKAMLELIPAQSGQIFYHERPLKQQRHKVAYLPQRSQIDWDYPVTVWNVVMMSRTMHSGWFGRTSRQSQEIVKAALERVELDDLRDRPIKNLSGGQQQRVFLARALAQQADILLLDEPLTAVDKKTEALMWQIYNELRQEGKTLLISCHEWGNTLDRYDQLLLLNRHLVASGTPRQVLTPENIQSAYGGAIAPSNYDHSEELLFC
- a CDS encoding chlorophyll A-B binding protein, which translates into the protein MVSTPTKTPISDNDTSEAVTPVGLNVNPTGAGVFGFSNFAETWNGRMAMIGLVAGFANEVITGKGILAQVGITGGISVLFALFFTGFTIATLLGYYTVKATRNS
- a CDS encoding serine/threonine-protein kinase, producing the protein MPYCLNPSCQKPNNPEGCRFCMNCGKNLQLKGLYEAIALIGQGGMGRTFRAVDRGRLGQPCAIKQFLPQFREAQLMEKAIALFESEAAQLKALGSHPQIPELIAYFEEEGCLYLVQELIEGENLYNELQSQGIFSEAKIYQLLEEILPVLQFIHDRQVIHRDIKPDNIVRKKEKGKRKRTKSQSQIPNSPQNNLVLVDFGAAKAFTTDTAGRTGTLIGSAEYVAPEQARGKAVPQSDLYSLGVTCIHLLTGISPFDLYDDVSDRWIWREKLQAPISSHLANILDRLLARAIANRYRSANEVLQDLSSLVNLSSAIAPRSSDYPQHYTQTYVQIRQLQELLSLGQWQESDRLTNKIILELADKPKIAEITADDIDNIACDVWMAIDQAWMEFSNNHFGWSTQKQIWQSIGGKLIYNEDTYWEFANIYEKFSDRIGWRRPRWLNLGLSPKVWRKYENLIFAIASPRGHLPSLFFWEGFNLVDIVLYRLEICRQSREKL
- a CDS encoding 4a-hydroxytetrahydrobiopterin dehydratase, with amino-acid sequence MAQKLSEVEISSAIAQLAGWTVVDQKLQKNFKFSNFVEAFGFISKVAIVAEKMGHHPELFNVYNKVRIDLTTHDAGGISALDFELAQKIDKLL
- the galE gene encoding UDP-glucose 4-epimerase GalE, whose protein sequence is MSKPTILVTGGAGYIGSHAVKTLQQVGYEVLILDNLVYGHKDIAETLGAELIVGDTNDRLLLDKLFCDRQISAVMHFAAYAYVGESVTQPDKYYRNNVVGTLSLLEAMVAANIKSFVFSSTCATYGVPQQTPITEDHPQSPINPYGATKLMVERILQDFDVAYGLKSVIFRYFNAAGADPEGSIGEDHNPETHLIPLVLQTALGKREAITVYGIDYPTPDGTCIRDYIHVNDLAEAHVLGLQYLLKGNQSEIFNLGNGNGFSVQEVIDAAKQITGKPINVVFGDRRAGDPPALVGSSEKARTILNWQPKYADINLILQHAWQWHQNRHS
- a CDS encoding YlxR family protein; translation: MALKLHRRCVSCQSVALRDSFWRIVRVPIAQDHQILGDRDSKQFQIQLDDGIGRSAYLCKNLDCLQIAQKKNRLGRSLRTHIPPEIFDILKARL
- the nusA gene encoding transcription termination factor NusA, producing MSLLNLPGLGQMVEVISKERNLPKHAVQNALREALLKGYERFRKTYRSDGITFEEEYFNNFDVELDLEGEGFRVLATKMIVDEVSDADHEIGLSEVREVAPEAQAGGTVVVDVTPEQGDFGRMAAIQTKQVLAQKLRDQQRKIIQEEFQDVEGTVLQGRVLRFENTSVIVAVSSGFGQPEVEAELPKREQLAGERPYRPNMTLKVYLKKVFEGSRRGPQLLVSRADAGLVVYLFANEVPEIEEEIVRIVAVAREANPPSPAVGPRTKIAVDTLERDVDPVGACIGARGARIQAVVAELRGEKIDVIRWSPDPSTYIANSLSPARIQEVRLINANERIAHVLVPEDQLSLAIGKEGQNVRLAARLTGWKIDIKNLAKYDYEEEDRKIQESSARIIEPYDQSEQDDENDYADDPE
- the rimP gene encoding ribosome maturation factor RimP, producing the protein MSHPLIPQIFQIAEEVASPLGLEVVDVVLHTNKNPVVLRVDIRNPEQNTGLDDCERMSRALEPTLDAIDIIPHAYVLEISSPGAERQLQEDREFIAFKGFMVTVSTAVPHEGKQSWTGHLVFRDETHVAISLKGRIVKIPRELIDRVELSKIE
- a CDS encoding indolepyruvate ferredoxin oxidoreductase subunit alpha; this translates as MAYTIASNICEGIADCVPACPVACIEQGSGANSKGTIWFKIDATVCIDCGVCLEVCPIQGAIVPEERPELVI